The genomic DNA TATTCCACAACTTTCTTTGCAGTTGTGCATGTATCCagctttgcatttgtttaatATGCTATTTATTGTTTGCATAGATGAAGAACTTAATTATAAAATTGTCTTCCTCAAAGCACTGtttaaaatggcaaataaaaacttttctcttccttttaattaaaagacttgtaagtctgcagaaagcagacaCTTGTTGGCAGaacaacaaaatgaaaccaGTTCAGGACGCCAGGGACCCGTAACACCCAAAGGACCTGGAAGACCCAGACGACCAAAGAGACGTGGTCGACCAAGGATGGGTGGAAGATCTAGGTGTTCTGGAAGGCTTAGCAGACCTGGTCAGTCCCCTTCAAAGTCACTTAGTAGTGTGTCAGCAGAACACAAtgtattcagaagaaaagctagGTTAAAAGAGGTATGGTTCTCTTCTGCAATTACTTCACAAGTATCTTCCCCTCGccctcttggttttttttatgacTTATATTCAGTGAGGAATCATTTTcaaaaagactgatttttttacaTCCTTGTGTACAAGATGAAAGCGTAAGATGTCTTctaagaagaaaacattaagttgtctttaaggaaaaaatacttctagCAGAACACTGGACACAGGGTAAATGGGAGCTCAGTCTGGAAAGGGACTTTTGATATGTAGATATCCCCTCGCTATCCTtttgctggagaagaaaagttACTAGCCACTATAATTTATCTCCTCCaacacagtaaaaagaaataaacccaacTCAAGCTGGGTAAcatcaaaaaaggaaaaaaccaaaacaaaccagaaaaactcTTGGGGGAGGATAGAATGGGGATTAAGATCCATGCAACTAACacaactttttttgtttcatgtgtGTTGTGGAAGATCCTTTATGGCTACTATCTACtcatgttgcttttccttctgagtTGGCAACGTTTGTGAGACTTAGTTTTGTCTATATGTGGTTAGTAACTGAGGTTttctaatttctcttttcttttgggttATGTTTGCATCTATTCGCAAAGCTGCTTAAACATAGAGTGTATCTTTCAAAAAGCGTAGTGATATGTTATGTTCTGAATGTGGGATGCATAACCTCTGTAGGCTACTTCGTTCTAATAAACTCACTCTGGCTTTTGACAGCTAATACAACAGTGTGATAATGAAGACTTAATGGAGCTGGCTCTCCCACGTCTTACAAAGCTTGTTACAGTATATGAATTTCTGTTGATGAAGGTGAGTTTTTCTTAATGtaataatattaaattattttagggAGCCAAAAAAGAGACATTCCTTTAGAGATGTATCTGAATTTCACAAGTTAGAACTGTGCAGAATGTAGATGTTCTACACATCGCTTCAGTCTTACACAGGCAAACCTGGTATGTCTCTTGATTGAAAGCCTTGCTTTTTGCTGACTGGTTCAGTGGCATTTTTgaatattccaaaatcttttgacttgaatgtttctattttaaaatgttgaccAAAACAAACTCACagatttaatcttttttaaaatatagggagaaggaaacaaactctttttcctcttattcCTAGGTTGAAAAAGGGTATCCAGGCAAAGCTTACTTCCCAGATGTGTATAGGGAATTTGAAGACTTGCATAATATGGTAAAGAAAATGGCTTATGATCACCTCAGTAATTCTGATTTGCTGAGTTGCCAGCAGCCTGTCGAAATAAAAGATGCTAAGGTAATAAAACACTCTATTtggaactgtgattttttttgttttattttagatgctttgcatttttatatttctctgaTAAGCTTTGTCATCCCAGTAAAGTTAGTTGAAGAAAACATTGATTTTGATGAGCTAAAATAGACATTATTATAAAAAGCCCAACAACtaactggagagaaaaagaaatccataaTAAAACTACAATTATAGTTTATGGCAGTAAGTACAactagaaatatatatataacaagAATTCTAGCAGTGCCGATATCTGTCTTGCATTTCTAGGCTAGTATGAAGCTGCATGTTACTGCAAGGTGTATTTAGCATAAACTGCTAATAAAAGTACATCTTGGTGTTTGATTAGGAAGGAAGGGTCTATATTTAAAATGAGCGGCCTTGATTTAAAGGGGTAAGTGGTTTTGTTGCAAAATGAGGACAAACTGAATGCATCTATGCAGTTCACAGTCATACTAACGAATATGAAAGGTAGTGAATACATTAATAAAACTGCAAACTGATTTCAGTGTCTCTTCAGTTTCATTGTTTATGTAGCTGTATCTAGAAAGACAATGTAggcttgttctgttttttttttttttaatgtggctCTGTTTATCCTTATGGATCCTTACTGATTTATGTTCCCTCTCCATAGAACAAAACAGCTCTTTGTAcataacatatttttgttttttccttctctgtttccaGTAGTGAAACACTATTTTGTATACTACCTCCACCAAAATTTCTGAACAATGTGTTCATTAAGGTACACGAGCACTGAACTTGCAACTACTCGGAGAGGGGAGCATACTGGAAAACTCAGAGGAGGGATGATAGAGATAAGATTTTTGGTTCTTATAATAATCCtggtttaaaaaatgaagtactGTACGGACCGTTAGCAGTggttaatatttatttttcagaataaattgtTCACTGTAAGTCTAAAAAAACTGTCTAGAATTACTGTGTGCTCATCTGGCTATTTTGTAATTAACACTGATGTTTCCTTTGGAGAAATTAAGTTGCACCAAATAAAGGGACGCTGCTGATACTGGCAGTCCCAAAATGGAACCTCTTTCTTGATTCTCCTCAGTGTTAATGTGCCTTCTTAATATACAGttatgctcttaaaaaaaaaacactaaccaaaccccaaacaaacaaaaaacgacaaacaaaaaaaacctcacgaaaacccccaaaccaaccctCCCAATAAACCCGCAAAGAACAAACCagaacccaaaccaaccaacccacccaGCCTGGAGAAGTTGTATAGTAGCGCACCTACATAAGGATGAAACACAGGAATGGAATGCGGGGGGAAAGCCCTTAACTACTAAGAGATGCTCTTAAAAAGGAGGacttaaatgatttttaaataatggagAGCCTCGACAGTGTTCTTTATTAAACTCCGCTCTTAGTAACTGTCTCTGGATTCTATATATAACCATTGTGCTCCTCTACTGCTTTTGAGTTTGTCTGTTAATACTCACCTTCTTGGGAAGGTCATGGTCTATTAATATGGAGGCTAGTAGAAAACACGGGAATCTAAATACTTCTTTGAGCTGTGATGATGGGTTATTAGATGAGATCCTGTGTAGTTCTAGTTtagttttaagaaaagaaataagtgtTTCAGCGTTTATGTATTCAGATTGGAGAGGCTaacctttactttttttcctataacTGTTTTTAAAGGTTGCTGAATCACTAGGAATTACAGAAATACTCACTGGAGAACGAAAGACGCAAGGTGGAGACTCTTGTTCACAATGTGTAATTAAAATGGTTAGTGAGCAATTGCCTGTGGAGATACTGGGACAAAAACGGTTAGCTGAGGTATGGAATACCcttgtgaaaattaaaaatgaaactaagaCAAATTAAAGCTTGTTAAAGCAGATAATATTGGTTAGTTTTGTAAGGAATTAACTATCTGACTCGTGTAAGGCTTTTATGGTGTTCGGagtttggaaatatttaaagaagtACTCCCTACTGTGGTATCATAGCAGAGCGTATGAACTAGCACGCTAAAGACATACTTGGTAGCATTCAGGTCAACCTCAACGGCTTACAGGTAATCTCATGATTCAAGAAAGAAAGGATTTTGTTCAAGCGCTAGTAAAGGGAGACCCCACAGTGAGAAGGATCCCCAGGTTCTAATAGCTTGTGTTGGAGTAAATGGGCTAACCTACAGCAGGCTCAGAGGCTGGAGATGTGGTTGCTCTGCTACTTGGTGGTAGGCAGAGGTGcatgaaaacagtttctttctgACAAGTCATTTGACCAGATTTAGCTGTTTACAGCTGTAGCAGCGAGCCGCGTTTCCTCCTCTTAGAAGTCACATCTCTCTGGTCCGTCCCCTTAACTgttctactttttatttaatccaGAGTCGTTTCTGGTGGTGGATAAATAAGACTCgtgcttttgcattttctgcctgTGGTTAAATCCTGCTCAGTCATTCTTCATTAACCAAACAGTGCTGGGCAGGCTGTTCACAGCCCTTTACTGAAGTTGGAGAGAGGGCTTATAGCAGGTTTCATGCCATACGGCTAATCACAAAGGCTCATAGAGAAGCTTTGATGTTGAAACAAAGGCAGATTGTTTCAACCAAATATCAAAAGTAATCAGTGGCATTTTGGCGAAGTGTGAGGGCTGTGTTTAAATCCTTACCTTCTAGGAAGACCTTTAGTGTAAAATCCTGTTTTCAAGGCGAGTATCGGTTCACTGCCATGAAGTGCCTGCAGTTAGTTTGTGATCTTTTCCAGTATTGTCAGCTGTAACAGTGGCAGCCAGTTAATTATCTCTTGTATTGACAGAGCTCAGGGGAGGAACTGTTGCCATCAGCCAAAAGGACCAAGTTAGAAGACGTAATGGAGAATGTGAATAATGCTTATGCCAGTCAAgatgaagtgaaagaaaagagtgGGAATTTGTGTACACTATTTGAAAAAGATGGTAACCTCTTCAGATTTTCCAATTCCGTTCTGTTCATGGAGGAGCTGAACAAATCTCTTTGTTCTTCAGGCTACTGTGGTTTTTTGTCTTAAGGTTTCACTTCTTGCTTCCCCGGTCCTTCAAAAGCAGCTGTTTAACTGGAAGGGCCTCATGGTGGGGAGGGAAGTTAATGGGTGATGCagaccccagcagcagctcaatTCTGAATGCATGATAATCCAGTTATTGATACTTCTGCAGTACTATGAGAATAGTACTGTCCTCTACTGTGTGCTTCCTGAATGCTTCCTGTTTGCCTTGTCCCTTACAGTGGAGATGGTGCATAACCTTTGTGTCAGCAGTgagagagcagaggaagaggaagcagtGTGTGTCCTTCCTCTTTGCCCCAGCAGGCTGCAATAGCAGAATCATCAGAGCTTTGTGGATCCTGGGAAGGGGGCAGTGTTGGTGCAGGCTGCCCTGTACTCCAGGGGAGATGTGGCACCTGAAGATTGGAATTGAGGCACCATTTTGCACTGCAGTCTTTGGGTGGTTGCCTTTCCCTTTTTATCCCTTCTCTGTCTTTATTCCCCCTGTCCCTCAGATCGGCAGAGTGACAGTGGGTTAGAAAGGAAAGTTAGATCGGTCCCCACCTGTAATCTCCCAAAACTCCACTCGTTTTTTATgcaaaaatgtttcagtaattCAGAGGCATTATGGTGACTGTTGTGAAAGATTCCAGCCCTTGCCCATCTCTAGTGTGTATCAGTGCCGTCCTCTTGCTGTGAATAtctttggtttttgtgttgctggaagctgctttgcttttgaccTTTGCATGTCTTTCTGTCAAtggttgtgtttttgttttcccccttagtttatttttctttctctgaaaggcTCTCTGCGTGACCATGCTTATTTCTTCCTAATTCTGTTGTATTATGatcttctgggctgtgagctctttaaattttgtttcaggTGCACCTGCTAGAAGGGCTTTTGCTAGTCTACAgtacaaaaagttaaaaatggtCCCTTGCGCAGTGTTAGGCCTCCTTTGCTGTGCagtggtatcttccctaacaaaaacccccaaaacctaCTTGTTCCTTTTGATCTTCAATAATAAAAACTGACAGCTCATGCTACTGCAGCTTAGTAGTTATTGTTCAACTACCTACAGGGTTTGTGACCTGGCTCTTGGTCCAGGTCAAAGAACTGCCAAAACACACTGAACTTCTAgtgttttttcatcttttatgtCACAGGATGAACGTGTTCCTGGGGCTGTTAGCACAGCTAATTAGATAGGTAGTAACTTGATGACATGTCTGAGTACAGGATAAGCTTGATTATCAACACAAATTTTATCAAGTTTAAATGCTTCTGTCAATTTACTAATGGTAATGGGGATGAGCAGCTGACAACTTGTGCCTGGTGTATTCTTTATCTTTTAATGTTACCAACTGTATGCCAGATAGAAAAAATTGAGTCTGACTTTCAGCCTAGGTTGTTTTCAgattaacagaaaaatgctgcttctaATGTAAGGTCCCTTGGTATGGAAATATTCAATAATATTTCACTATCCAAAAATTCCTTAAGCATTTTTATACTGGCTTTCTCATTGGGAAGTGCTGTGAAACTCTTGTAAGGTGCTTCAGATTTGCTAATCTGGGGGACAAAAGCAGGGAAGTAGTCTAGCTTTTCCTCCAAAATTAttgctaaaaattattttttggaTCATATTAGGTTGCCCACAAAAACGgtatttctttcaccttttcagGTTTTAATCCACTAAATGGAGAAATCCTGCTTTCAGAAGATAGGCGTATCACTTGCTGCGCAACTGGAAGTACATTACCAATGGCAGCGGAACATCATTCACTTGCTGATTCAGGAGTTAGAATCGATGCTGAAAATTCAGGTACCTTCTCCCAGACTGTGAAAATGAAGATAGAGTATTCCCAGCCTGTGAACATGCAGGGACCAGATATGGCAGGTGATGCCTCTCTTCTACATACTGAAGTTGTATTGCCTGTTGAGACCGATGGCTCACGTGAATTAGTTCAAGCGCACTTTGTGAGTGAGAATAGAGCAGGTGGACTGTCAGCTCCTGAACTCTGCACCTCTGTGTCAGAGAATGCAGTGGGCCGTTTGAGCACTAACTTACCAGCGAGTGAAGAAAATGGTCACAATCAAAAATATCAGAAACTGCAAGAAGAAAACCATAATTTTGCAATTAAAGAAGATTCTGAACAACTTCATAATGCTGATATGACTGATGAGATGCAGGAACTTCAAAAAGTTTTTTCAAGAAACATTTTGCCAATAAGCTACCCACACAGTGCTCAGACCGAGTCACACCAGAGCCCTGCCCAGGAATCCTCCCTGTCTGCTCATGTGAACTGTGAAAACTCTTTTAAAACCATGAATGAATTTTCTTGTGGGACAGAGGAACAACATGAGCTGGAGAACACCGTTACTGTAGATGAAGCTGTAGCCTTTGAGATTACCGATGAGAGCCATGATTTTTTGTCTCAGGGACATGAACAGATTTTTATTCAGACTTCAGATGGGCTTATCCTGTCTCATCCAGATACTGCTGTTTTGTCTCAGGCAGAGGGTATCGTTATTGTAACCGATTCCAATGGTACTACAATGCACATTCGCACACCTGAGGGGATACCTTTGGAAACTGTGGAAGCGCTACTGGCAATGGAAGCAGATGGCCAAAGTGAAGATATTTTGCTCTCACAAAGTGAATTGGAGCCATAAATTAGAAAACTGTATATGCTTTCTTCTCAAAGACTGACTCTAcgaaatgtatatttttctaatgtGAATACTGAAATAATTGAAATTTAACTTATTTGTAAACTGTTTCTATGCCCTGTACTTTTTATAACTTATGTTTATATAAATTTAGCAGCATTGCAACCAAAAATTCTAGAATATTGTTCTATTTGCTTTATATGTTGGGGGTGGGTGGAAAGTGGAAATCTGTCAACCCGAAAACTGTTGCACTATTCCCTTTTGTTACATAATTCCTTTTCTCTCTAGTCATCTAAAAATGCAGTAAGTTGTACTGCTGTTCTGCAGTGATGTGCTGTGTACTAGCAAGCTGTATATGGGTAAAATAAACTACTATATTAAAAGTATGCGTTTTCTGTGCCATTGAGATTATAAAATGCTTTGTTATTGCACTTTAAAGTAGCTGGAATATTCACTAGCATCTAGGCTTAATGGGCATAAATCTGCCTGGAAAAGGGACGGTTTTTAAATGTAATGCACACTTGTGCAACAATGTGACAGCCTAAGCTACCCTTACTTAAATAAGCCTTCACTGAGTTAGAGACAAAAATAGCCCCAAGACCTTTAAACATTGCTGTTACTTAGGCAGAAACGGGAAGGTGTGTTAATTACTGATGTGATTTTCCTTAATGAGACACCACGTTCTTTTTGTACTTTAGTCTGATGGTCTGACTCTGTTTTTGTTAGACTTGtattatacttttttctttccgATGATGCATCCTTTATCAGTCCTAAGCTTTGACCTTCCTAGTAACTCCACACTACCCTGTACTATTTAATCATAATAAAAAGATATCAACTATAATCTCTGTTATTCTATGCAGACAGAAAAGTTACCGAATTCCTTACCTACTGCTATCTTGTATTTTTGTCATACTTTGTGTGTTGCTTGGGTGATCATATATTTGTAGAGACCTCCTAGCAGCAGTTTCTTGTCCAAGGcactatttttcctttcaagaagCTCAgcaggtaaaaaagaaaagccttaagTGACCAGgatctttattttattcatgAACTTTTGTAGACATTACTGAAAACTGGTAATgcaccttttaaaatgtgtggGTCACCTCATTGATAAATAGGTGAGGCTACTGAGATAACTGGACAAATCAGCAGAAAGGACCTGTAATATGTAGAACTGTTCTACAGTTCATTGATTTTTCATGGTCTTGTTACTGAGGAAAAACACTAAAATTGAATCTGAACAAGAGAGAGGACAATTCAGAGATGAAACAATCTTGTTCTACTCTCTCCAACAtagttggttttgggtttttttgggttttgccggggtttttttccttggttgCTTAAGTAGAAGATTAATTTGATTAGCCAAAGCACTGCATTTTATGTGGATGTGAAAGATGTTATCATTTGTTAGTGAGCTCCTGTCAGGTGGCTTGGTTATGGTGtagtttttggtttgggttttttctcttttttttaggAGGTGGTAACAGTCAGAGGATACAAGCCTACCTTATGAATGATGATACCATACAGAGCAAGGTTCTGCTGGTCTTTCAAAGTCTTTGCAGTGAGCAATTCTTTATTACACTCATTTGTACTAACTCTCTGATAGCTACATCTGAGGGCTTCAAATATAACAGTCAACTACTTAGAGCTCTAACAGCAAAGCACCTCTGCAATGATTTTGCAGCAATCTTCCCGTGTCTGATAGAGTCAATGAGCAAGGGGGTCTGTGAATATGAAGACTCCTTCCTGAAGAGCTTATTTCCTCTaagaaacaagaacaaaccACAATTTCCACCTGTGCATAAAATGGAAATTTGCTTCAATTCTGCCTTCCCTATTGATTTGCACATgctgggaaataaaatacacCTACTCTCATCTTAAAAGAACAATTCTGTAAGTGAACCAACCTTTTCtccttggaaaatattttcaaggatGAAGGTGTTTCCATAGTGACAAGGGGTCTGGCCCTACTCGTATAAATTGAGGTGGCTGTTAAACTAGATGGAACActtgcacagagaaataataaaacctAACAAAGCTATTCATACCTGATCGTATTCTCCTTGAGCTacagcagaatttctttttagatGCTAGAGACATGGGGTAAGAATAGAACACTATTAAGCTGTCAGAAACAGCCTCACTGTTGAACAGAGCAACATGTCAAGGAAACTTCTCCAGTTCATGTCTGTCTGTTCCAGTACTGCAGGAAACGCATGTATTTCCCTTACCAAGCTTATGGGATTTCAGACTGCAACTGGTTAAGTGACCCCACTTTTCCCATCAGAAATCTGTTCCAGAACCTCTCACTATTTTAATTAGGTTCTTCTGGTGTCAAACCACAGCCATTATGGTCATTTCATAGCAGTGTGCATTTTGTGTTACTGCCTTTCAGTTCAAGTGTTGTTTCAAGGAGACTCAAGGGTAAACATCTGTCAGGGTACAACAATGAGTCAACGGCACTTGGAAACACCACATAATTTTGTGAAATAGGAGATCTAAATCAGTTTATATAGGAGCAGGTCATACAGGCAATCAGTAAGTAGGAATTTAGATTATTAATTGTAATGAAGTAAGCAGAGGGCCTAAATTCACTACACATTAGGGATTTAACTAAAACTTTTATGACACAGCTGCATAGTTTCCATATAGTAATACACTTTTCTGACAAGTGATAATTTCCAATAGCAGCTAACAGTTATTAGAGGCTGGGTAAGTGTAGCAGCTTCTCCATGCTACCCAGGTCTGACATAACGGTACACTACAGTGATTATTACACCTTTAGGAGTGAAAGCAAATTAAGGGTATTGAATTCCACTTCAGGATTTGGCTTTTGCATTAACTGTTTCACCCGAACACACTCTCTACTCTTTTCCAAGCaagcagcatgaaaaataaaagcaagaatttgagccACCAATTCTTGTCCTGTAAACCGCTAACCAAAAATACAGAGGAGGCACACCTTTAAACCAAAACCGCTTGAGAAGCAGTAATCCAAGGGAAAAAACTCGCTGAGCCCTGTGACAGGAAGCAAACAATATGGGATAAGGACATAACTGAAGTAGGTCTTGTTTTTATTCAACAAGTGCTTTCATAAAACatctctaaaagaaaaaagttacaatGAATTAAGAGAGACAAGACCTTTTCCATTAACGACTGTGGAATGGCGAGTAATACGAAACCTCCCCACTGTTCATGCTTGGGTCACTGTTCAAGGGTGACACACCTAACCACACCataatcaaaaccaaaccagaattTACACTAGTGTCTGCAACAGCACTTCAGAACCACATGCCAAACTATGCGGATCCCTTTGGATCCACTTTTGTATCCTGCTTTttgtgctttcctttccttttccccatttATAAAGCAAGTACAAAAGCACTAGCTCTGTTAAGTCATGCAAAAAAACAATGCATGTAAGATCAAGTAAGTGCTGAATTTCTGTGGTGAAAGGGACAATGTAGGTATTTTAGACTGTCAAGATTTGGAAAGCAGTTAAATTCTTTGCTGTAGGTGTGTATGTGCATTGAATCCCCCCAGACCACCAAGTAGTTCTCTCCTCTTTCTAATTACAGGGGACTTGGCCTCCTACCTGTAGCCTCTCTATTGCACTTAAAAATGGATAAAGCAACCAAACCCAGATTGTcccatgaagaaaaaggaatatcagctgagacaaaataataaatacaaacagagaaaaatatttttaataagttttacaaaaaaatcaacTTACTTGGTAAGCCTTGCCATTTGCCATTTCCGTTTCATGCAAGCATCGTTAGAAGCAAGCCAGGTAACATTTGAAATTCTAGCACTATCTATGTCCTGTTTCCAGCAGCATGGCTTCAAGTAGCagtttgctgctgttctcaATGTAAGGCTGGTATAGCCATGATGATAAATAGACCATCATCAGATCCTGGTCATCAGAATGAGCAATTTCTTGTACAATTGTTTGCTTGAGTTGTAGTTCCTTCTGGTACATTTCAGAGAGCTTCAGAGACACCTCATCTGAAGTGGATTCAAAAACCAAGCACATTGACCATAACATTTCAGCAATTCTCTAAAGATTAAATTATACTTGTAATATGttgataattaaaaaaccctctacCTCATGTAAGCTATTCCCCATACTTAGACATCTTGGGTTTTACAGCATTAACAATGTTTGTACACTGGAACATAAAATGCTGAAGAATTTTATCCACTTTTGGATATATTTTATACACTTGTGATTTTGACATGAATCCCCCTTTAATTCTAGAATAAGCAGTGGTATTGATTCTCAGGACCCGCTGTAAGATTAGCTATTATAGCCATTCTTTCAAATAACtgaaatttggttttaaaatttggtAATGCTATCTTGAAATACAAGCTTCATATTTGAGTCACTGTTGATTTTAGCTAATCTAAAGGATGTCCTCACATGCTGTCAGGCACTTCAGCAATGCATGATCACCAATAAGTGACACCAATAGTGAAACGTAagggtaaaacaaaaaaaacagaccaaaacTGAACTGTGTAATGTAAAAGCTAATATTGTTACTAGTTATGTTAACTGATGGTGGtgtgtaaaatatatttatgtaataACCTTTAATTGTTTGACTTTCTAAAAAATAAccacacaaattatttttaaaaagagactgATCTTGTGTTCCTAACTTAGCCTGAACTATCACTCCCTTCAGGAGGATTTAGTCTTTCATGGAGTAACGAGCACCACTAAATGATTCAGTCACGACGAGTGTTTTGACAGCAGCTCTCTTTGTCATTCTTACCCTTTTAAGCTGGCAGAAACTAATACATAAAATTCCTGCCAACTTGTGGTAGCGAAGTTGGGCTTCACAAAGGTATGACTTTCACTTCATAAAGAGGCACTTGGTTTGCATGCACTCAGGCTTCTCCTGAATTCAAATAGTTTTAAAACTGCAGTAATACGGGTTTGGAGGCAGTAGTTTTTGCCATCATGTGAATGTTAAAAGAACTGGTACTAACAGTAGACAGCAACTGaacatttatttacttatcTTGACTGACATTGAGATCAGAGGAATTTTTCTTTGGCTGCCAGAGAATTAACTGAGATGTAGCTTGTTCTTTACATTCAAGGATTTCATTTCTGTGTCAAGTGGCAAGTCAAGTCAGTTAAGCCTATGGCTTAACACTACCAAGTTCCAAATATGTCTCTCTATAAAGAATGTGGCTGTTGCAGCTTGGACACTGTAAGCTGCTGACAAGCTTGGTTTTGTGCTGTAATTGTTGCATGTCAGTCAATGTCGGGCAATTCATACAAGCAGTCATCAGCAGTAACCCTAAAACAAGTAGTGCATTCATGTGTGTATTGATTAGTCAATTACAAAGTAGACAGAAATGCTCTCCCTCTCTCTAAGGCAAGACATCCAAATAAAAGGGTTTATTTTCCAGTCCTAAATCAGATTACATCAATGACACAATGCAATTAGCTAAGATAATCAATATTTTACTTACAGAAGTACGGAGTGGGCCATGTATGAAAGAAGGGTGCTGTGCAATTCCCAGCTCCATGGTGGAATGTTTCCAAGTCACAGATTGCTTTAGTAGTCGAAGtaagcttttccattttcagttttatttttgtctgaaaatgagGAACGTGTAATATTAATGAACATCTCGGGAACATTAGGCTACTATAgtcttaaaca from Phalacrocorax aristotelis chromosome 9, bGulAri2.1, whole genome shotgun sequence includes the following:
- the CINP gene encoding cyclin-dependent kinase 2-interacting protein isoform X2, giving the protein MTAKSPADATPRRPVLSVSARKIKDNAADWHNLMMKWERLNDTGFTTANKIVNMKISGQFQGNKLEIACDNSATESEKPTPKYNEELDNCCAELLETLKHMTKIKLKMEKLTSTTKAICDLETFHHGAGNCTAPFFHTWPTPYFYEVSLKLSEMYQKELQLKQTIVQEIAHSDDQDLMMVYLSSWLYQPYIENSSKLLLEAMLLETGHR